One segment of Ascaphus truei isolate aAscTru1 chromosome 12 unlocalized genomic scaffold, aAscTru1.hap1 SUPER_12_unloc_2, whole genome shotgun sequence DNA contains the following:
- the LOC142473533 gene encoding histone H2B 1.1-like: MPEPAKSAPAAKKGSKKAVTKTQKKDGKKRRKSRKESYAIYVYKVLKQVHPDTGISSKAMGIMNSFVNDIFERIAGESSRLAHYNKRSTITSREIQTAVRLLLPGELAKHAVSEGTKAVTKYTSAK, encoded by the coding sequence ATGCCTGAACCAGCCAAGTCTGCGCCAGCGGCCAAGAAGGGCTCTAAGAAAGCCGTGACCAAGACCCagaagaaggatgggaagaaGCGTAGGAAGAGCAGGAAGGAAAGTTACGCGATCTACGTGTACAAAGTGCTGAAGCAGGTTCACCCTGACACCGGCATCTCCTCCAAGGCCATGGGCATCatgaactcctttgtgaatgaTATCTTCGAGCGCATCGCAGGGGAATCGTCCCGTCTGGCTCATTACAACAAGCGCTCGACCATCACTTCCCGGGAGATCCAGACCGCTGTGCGCCTGCTGCTGCCGGGAGAGCTGGCCAAGCACGCCGTGTCCGAGGGCACCAAGGCGGTCACCAAGTACACCAGCGCCAAGTAA